One genomic region from Streptomyces sp. NBC_00582 encodes:
- a CDS encoding ABC transporter ATP-binding protein, which translates to MTSSSDVRPVSRTGAALTLRGVTLGRPDAPVLDDVDLDIAPGEILTVVGPSGCGKSTLLRTLAGLLSPLGGEITQDGSPLTGPSADRALVFQEDALLPWRTLRANVELPLAIREVPRAERRTQAASWLARVGLAEHTRQLPHRVSGGQRQRAQLARALAGAPRAVLMDEPFGALDAQTRAGMQDLLVEVLQGTGATVVFVTHDVDEALFLGDRVALLGAGRLLSVRDVPRPRDRAAHDDPARVALRRDVLSSPSI; encoded by the coding sequence ATGACCAGCTCGTCTGACGTCCGCCCCGTCTCCCGCACCGGCGCGGCACTCACCCTGCGCGGTGTCACCCTCGGCCGCCCCGACGCACCCGTCCTGGACGACGTCGACCTCGACATCGCACCCGGCGAGATCCTCACGGTGGTCGGCCCGTCCGGCTGCGGCAAGTCGACGCTGCTGCGCACCCTGGCGGGGCTGCTGTCCCCGCTCGGCGGTGAGATCACCCAGGACGGGAGCCCGCTGACCGGGCCCTCCGCCGACCGTGCCCTGGTCTTCCAGGAGGACGCGCTGCTGCCCTGGCGCACCCTGCGCGCCAACGTCGAACTCCCCCTGGCCATCCGCGAGGTGCCACGCGCCGAACGCCGTACGCAGGCCGCGTCGTGGCTGGCCCGGGTCGGACTCGCCGAGCACACCCGCCAGTTGCCCCACCGCGTCTCCGGCGGACAGCGCCAGCGCGCCCAGTTGGCCCGCGCCCTGGCGGGTGCGCCGCGCGCCGTCCTCATGGACGAACCGTTCGGCGCCCTCGACGCCCAGACCCGTGCCGGCATGCAGGACCTGCTGGTGGAGGTGTTGCAGGGCACCGGGGCGACCGTCGTCTTCGTCACACACGACGTCGACGAGGCCCTCTTCCTCGGTGACCGCGTGGCCCTCCTCGGCGCCGGCCGCCTCCTGTCCGTACGGGACGTGCCGCGCCCCCGCGACCGCGCCGCCCACGACGACCCGGCGCGCGTGGCCCTGCGCCGTGACGTCCTCTCCTCGCCGAGCATCTGA
- a CDS encoding fumarate reductase/succinate dehydrogenase flavoprotein subunit, which produces MDTPLQIPALTDAEELTCDVLVIGGGTAGTMAALTAAEHGADVLLLEKAHVRHSGALAMGMDGVNNAVIPGRAEPDDYVAEITRANDGIVDQSTVRQTATRGFAMVQRLESYGVKFEKDEHGAYAVRQVHRSGSYVLPMPEGKDVKKVLYRQLRRREMRERIRIENRVMPVRVLTAEGRAVGAAGFNTRTGAFVTVRAGAVILATGACGRLGLPASGYLYGTYENPTNAGDGYAMAYHAGAELTGIECFQINPLIKDYNGPACAYVANPFGGYQVNRHGERFVDSDYWSGQMMAEFAAEVASDRGPVYLKLSHLPEESISALESILHSTERPTRGTFHSGRGHDYRTHDIEMHISEIGLCGGHSASGVRVDDHARTTVPRLYAAGDLACVPHNYMIGAFVFGDLAGADAAQYAAYEGELPTDQLREAHELVYRPLRNPDGPPQPQVEYKLRRFVNDYVSPPKSGARLSLALEAFERMHDDIAAMGARTPHELMRCAEVTFIRDCAEMAARASLARTESRWGLYHDRLDHPERDDASWFHHLDLHKSPSGAMEFTARPVAPYLVPVDEFTPVGGPSRHLGEVHAEQVATAGSRDVAPVATGPTSARAAGSTDHADPRGQASPRLLDLLALAEEEPDLVALQPYLGDSDPAVRRTAVSVLTETVPPGTGQALAGVLGDPDGEVRAAAAASLRELVETLPAEPALGGALAAALALPDPVVRAAALDVLRALRLGDAGLFAASLDDPDIAVRIEAVRALVSVDAVVPLARAAEDASREVRVTVAKALTGVGAAGLPEPAHALLRATLDRLTGDPDPLVRGAAYGALGTVGCPAPLAARAVAALADPAWQVRSGAATALSTAGPEVAVPALAKALADANADVRKAAVLALTRHRRTEDARAALATATADSDADVRAYAARAL; this is translated from the coding sequence GTGGACACCCCTCTGCAGATCCCCGCGCTCACCGACGCCGAAGAGCTGACCTGCGACGTCCTCGTCATCGGCGGCGGCACCGCCGGCACCATGGCCGCCCTGACCGCCGCCGAGCACGGAGCGGACGTGCTGCTCCTGGAGAAGGCCCACGTCCGCCACTCCGGCGCGCTCGCCATGGGCATGGACGGCGTCAACAACGCGGTCATCCCGGGGCGCGCCGAGCCCGACGACTACGTCGCCGAGATCACCCGCGCCAACGACGGCATCGTCGACCAGTCCACCGTCCGTCAGACCGCGACCCGCGGCTTCGCCATGGTGCAGCGGCTGGAGTCGTACGGCGTGAAGTTCGAGAAGGACGAGCACGGCGCGTACGCGGTCCGCCAGGTCCACCGCTCCGGCTCCTATGTCCTGCCGATGCCGGAGGGCAAGGACGTCAAGAAGGTCCTCTACCGGCAGTTGCGGCGGCGCGAGATGCGGGAGCGGATCCGCATCGAGAACCGTGTGATGCCGGTGCGGGTACTGACCGCTGAGGGGCGCGCCGTGGGGGCGGCCGGCTTCAACACCCGTACGGGCGCGTTCGTCACCGTCCGCGCGGGCGCGGTGATCCTCGCGACCGGTGCCTGCGGACGTCTCGGGCTGCCCGCCTCCGGCTACCTGTACGGCACCTACGAGAACCCGACCAACGCGGGCGACGGCTACGCCATGGCCTACCACGCCGGCGCCGAGCTCACCGGCATCGAGTGCTTCCAGATCAACCCGCTGATCAAGGACTACAACGGCCCCGCCTGCGCCTATGTCGCCAACCCCTTCGGGGGCTACCAGGTCAACCGGCACGGCGAGCGCTTTGTCGACTCCGACTACTGGTCGGGCCAGATGATGGCCGAGTTCGCGGCGGAGGTCGCGAGCGACCGCGGCCCGGTGTACCTGAAGCTGAGCCATCTGCCCGAGGAGTCGATCTCCGCCCTGGAGTCGATCCTCCACTCGACCGAACGCCCCACCCGCGGCACCTTCCACTCCGGGCGCGGTCACGACTACCGCACCCACGACATCGAGATGCACATCTCCGAGATCGGCCTGTGCGGCGGCCACTCGGCCTCGGGCGTACGGGTCGACGACCACGCCCGGACGACCGTGCCCCGGCTGTACGCCGCCGGCGACCTGGCCTGCGTCCCGCACAACTACATGATCGGCGCGTTCGTCTTCGGCGACCTGGCGGGCGCCGACGCCGCCCAGTACGCGGCCTACGAAGGGGAGTTGCCGACGGATCAGCTGCGGGAGGCGCACGAACTGGTCTACCGCCCGCTGCGCAACCCGGACGGCCCGCCGCAGCCCCAGGTCGAGTACAAGCTGCGCCGCTTCGTGAACGACTACGTGTCCCCGCCGAAGTCGGGCGCCCGGCTGTCGCTGGCCCTGGAGGCCTTCGAGCGGATGCACGACGACATCGCGGCGATGGGTGCCCGCACCCCGCACGAGCTGATGCGGTGCGCCGAGGTCACCTTCATCCGCGACTGCGCGGAGATGGCCGCGCGCGCCTCCCTGGCGCGTACCGAGTCCCGCTGGGGTCTCTACCACGACCGCCTGGACCATCCGGAACGCGACGACGCCTCCTGGTTCCACCATCTCGATCTGCACAAGTCCCCCTCCGGTGCGATGGAGTTCACGGCCCGTCCCGTGGCTCCCTATCTGGTCCCGGTCGACGAGTTCACGCCCGTCGGTGGCCCCTCCCGGCATCTCGGCGAGGTCCACGCCGAGCAGGTGGCCACGGCCGGCTCGCGGGACGTGGCCCCGGTGGCCACGGGACCGACGTCCGCCCGCGCGGCCGGGTCCACGGACCACGCCGACCCGCGGGGGCAGGCCTCCCCGCGCCTCCTCGACCTGCTCGCACTCGCCGAGGAGGAGCCCGACCTGGTCGCCCTTCAGCCCTACTTGGGCGACAGCGACCCCGCCGTGCGCCGGACGGCGGTCTCGGTCCTCACCGAGACCGTGCCGCCGGGCACCGGGCAGGCGCTGGCCGGGGTGCTCGGTGACCCCGACGGCGAGGTCCGCGCCGCCGCGGCCGCCTCCCTGCGCGAGCTGGTCGAGACGCTCCCCGCCGAGCCTGCCCTGGGCGGCGCCCTGGCCGCCGCGCTCGCCCTGCCCGACCCGGTGGTCCGCGCCGCCGCCCTGGACGTGCTGCGGGCGCTGCGGCTGGGCGACGCCGGGCTGTTCGCCGCCTCGCTGGACGACCCCGACATCGCCGTCCGCATCGAGGCCGTACGGGCCCTCGTCTCGGTCGACGCGGTGGTCCCCCTGGCACGGGCCGCCGAGGACGCCTCCCGTGAGGTCCGGGTGACGGTGGCCAAGGCCCTGACCGGGGTGGGCGCGGCCGGCCTCCCGGAACCGGCCCACGCGCTGCTCCGTGCCACCCTGGACCGGCTCACCGGGGACCCGGACCCCCTGGTGCGCGGCGCCGCCTACGGCGCGCTGGGCACCGTCGGCTGCCCGGCCCCGCTCGCCGCCCGTGCCGTGGCCGCCCTGGCCGACCCGGCCTGGCAGGTGCGGTCCGGTGCCGCGACGGCGCTGTCCACCGCCGGGCCCGAGGTTGCGGTCCCCGCGCTCGCCAAGGCCCTCGCCGACGCGAACGCCGACGTACGCAAGGCCGCCGTCCTCGCCCTCACACGGCACCGCCGCACCGAGGACGCGCGTGCCGCTCTGGCCACGGCCACGGCGGACTCGGACGCGGATGTCAGGGCGTACGCGGCACGGGCGTTGTAG